TTTATGGCTTCTAGTTCCTTATTTGATGTAATTGTCATTGGCTCTGGGATTGGTGGATTGGTGACAGCAACCCAACTAGCAGCAAAAGGAGCTAAAGTACTGGTACTAGAAAGTTATTTAATACCAGGTGGGAGTGCGGGTTACTTTGAACGTCAGGGCTATCGCTTTGATGTGGGGGCTTCAATGATTTTTGGCATGGGGCAAAATGGAACGACAAATTTACTTACCCGCGCCCTGGATGCGGTGAATGTCAGCCTCGAAACAATTGCCGATCCGGTACAGATTCACTACCATCTTCCTGATAATTTAGACTTAAAAGTGGATCGGGTTTATGACAAATTTTTGCAAAATCTTACTGCTTATTTTCCCCACGAACGAAAAGGGATTCGTCGTTTTTATGACGAATGCTGGCGAGTTTTTAATTGTCTGAACAGCATGGATTTGCTGTCGCTCGAAGAACCTAGGTATTTACTGCGGGTATTTTTTCAGCGTCCTTTAGCTTGTCTTGGGTTAGTCAAATATTTACCGCAAAATGTTGGGGATGTGGCGCGACGCTATATCAAAGATCCCCAATTGTTGAAGTTTATTGATATAGAGTGCTATTGCTGGTCGGTAGTGACCGCTAACATGACACCAATGATTAATGCTGGCATGGTTTTTTCTGACAGACACTATGGTGGAGTTAATTACCCTAAAGGCGGGGTAGGAAAAATTGCTCAAACATTGGCAGCAGGTTTAGAAAAGGCTGGCGGTAAAATTCAGTATCAAGCCAGAGTGACGAAAATCATCACCGAACGCGGAAAAGCTGTAGGCGTGAAACTCGCTAATGGTCAAGTCTATCGGGGTAAACGCATAGTTTCTAACGCTACACGCTGGGATACTTTTGAAAAATTATTACCTGTAGAGTCTATGCCACGTAATGAGAAAAAGTGGCAACAAACTTATAAAAAATCACCCAGCTTTTTGAGTTTGCACATGGGGGTGAAAAAATCAGTTTTGCCTCAGGGTACAGAGTGCCATCATATATTGCTGGAAGACTGGCAGCAAATGACTGCACCACAAGGCACAATTTTTGTGTCAATTCCCACTTTGCTTGACCCTGATTTAGCTCCAGCAGGATATCACATCATTCATGCTTTTACACCCGATTGGATAGATAATTGGCAGGGAATGAACGAAAGTGAGTATGAAGCTCACAAAGAAGCAGCCGCATGGCGAATTATTGACAGATTAGAGCAGATTTTCCCAGGTTTGGATGCAGGATTGGATTATTTGGAGGTAGGAACACCCCGCACCCATCGTCGCTTTTTGGGAAGAGAAGATGGGACTTACGGGCCAATTCCCCGACGTAAATTGCGGGGGTTGTTGGGAATGCCATTTAATCGCACGGCAATACCCGGATTGTACTGTGTAGGGGATAGTACCTTTCCCGGTCAGGGATTAAATGCGGTGGCATTTTCTGGCTTCGCCTGTGCCCATAGAATTGCCGTAGATTTGGGCTTGTGATTTTTTGGGTATTGAGTTAGAACTTTCCGGAATTCGCGATCGCCACTTGTAAATTCATTGCGGCAGTATATAATTTCTGGCAACACGTCAATTTTATATTTTTGTAACCAATACTTACTTTTAATTACTTCATCTTCAACTTACGGAAAGTTTTAACTAATGCAACTCACACACAAAAAGCATATTCTCAAAGCAAGCTGGGTATTAGCCAGCTTTTTAAGTACGTTACTGATTGGTTCGACAGTGAAAGCTGCGACAGTCGCCAATTGGCATTTTGATAGCAACCGCAATCATCTAGATTTCACCACAGATGAGAATGTCCAACCGAGAGTTCAATTGCTGGCTAACCCCACTCGTCTAGTTATTGATTTACCAGGAGTTACTCTGAAATATCCCCCAATTAGTCAAAGGATAGGGCTTGTAACTCAACAAATTCAAATCGGACAGTTGGACGCTCATACTACTCGCATCCAAATTTCTTTAGCACCTGGGTACACCTTAGATCCATCGCAAGTTAAGCTACAAGAGGAATCTTCAAATCATTGGTCTGTGCAGTTACCCCAAATCACCAGAATGGCAGTAACTCCACCAAGTATTTCACCAGTGGTTAATCCAGAGCAACCCAGCACGCCGCCAATAGTTAGTAATAAGAATTTGTTTGCTGGTGTTGTACCTTTGAATTCATCAATGAAGGCTTTAGA
The genomic region above belongs to Calothrix sp. NIES-2098 and contains:
- a CDS encoding FAD dependent oxidoreductase, with the translated sequence MASSSLFDVIVIGSGIGGLVTATQLAAKGAKVLVLESYLIPGGSAGYFERQGYRFDVGASMIFGMGQNGTTNLLTRALDAVNVSLETIADPVQIHYHLPDNLDLKVDRVYDKFLQNLTAYFPHERKGIRRFYDECWRVFNCLNSMDLLSLEEPRYLLRVFFQRPLACLGLVKYLPQNVGDVARRYIKDPQLLKFIDIECYCWSVVTANMTPMINAGMVFSDRHYGGVNYPKGGVGKIAQTLAAGLEKAGGKIQYQARVTKIITERGKAVGVKLANGQVYRGKRIVSNATRWDTFEKLLPVESMPRNEKKWQQTYKKSPSFLSLHMGVKKSVLPQGTECHHILLEDWQQMTAPQGTIFVSIPTLLDPDLAPAGYHIIHAFTPDWIDNWQGMNESEYEAHKEAAAWRIIDRLEQIFPGLDAGLDYLEVGTPRTHRRFLGREDGTYGPIPRRKLRGLLGMPFNRTAIPGLYCVGDSTFPGQGLNAVAFSGFACAHRIAVDLGL